In Sphaeramia orbicularis chromosome 1, fSphaOr1.1, whole genome shotgun sequence, a genomic segment contains:
- the LOC115425110 gene encoding histone H2A-beta, sperm isoform X2 encodes MSGRGKTGGKARAKAKSRSSRAGLQFPVGRVHRLLRKGNYAQRVGAGAPVYLAAVLEYLTAEILELAGNAARDNKKTRIIPRHLQLAVRNDEELNKLLGGVTIAQGGVLPNIQATLTHREGQRKTS; translated from the coding sequence ATGAGTGGACGAGGCAAAACCGGCGGTAAGGCCAGAGCTAAGGCCAAGAGCCGCTCCTCTCGTGCCGGGCTCCAGTTCCCCGTGGGCCGTGTCCACAGACTGCTCCGCAAAGGGAACTATGCCCAGCGGGTGGGTGCCGGAGCCCCTGTGTATCTGGCGGCTGTGCTGGAGTATCTGACCGCTGAGATCCTGGAGTTGGCGGGAAACGCCGCCCGTGACAACAAGAAAACTCGTATCATCCCCCGTCACCTGCAGCTGGCTGTCCGCAACGACGAGGAGCTCAACAAACTGCTGGGAGGAGTGACCATCGCCCAGGGAGGAGTCCTGCCCAACATCCAGGCG
- the LOC115425151 gene encoding histone H2B-like, with protein sequence MPEPAKSAPKKGSKKAVAKTAGKGGKKRRKGRKESYAIYVYKVLKQVHPDTGISSKAMSIMNSFVNDIFERIASEASRLAHYNKRSTITSREIQTGVRLLLPGELAKHAVSEGTKAVTKYTSSK encoded by the coding sequence ATGCCTGAACCTGCAAAGTCCGCGCCCAAGAAGGGCTCCAAGAAAGCCGTGGCGAAAACCGCCGGCAaaggaggaaagaagaggagaaagggAAGGAAGGAGAGCTACGCCATCTACGTGTACAAGGTCCTGAAGCAGGTCCATCCCGACACCGGCATCTCCTCCAAGGCTATGAGCATCATGAACTCGTTCGTCAACGACATCTTTGAACGCATCGCCTCTGAGGCCTCTCGTCTGGCTCATTACAACAAGAGGTCCACCATCACCTCCAGGGAGATCCAGACCGGAGTGCGCCTCCTGCTGCCCGGTGAGCTGGCCAAACACGCCGTGTCTGAGGGCACCAAGGCCGTGACCAAGTACACCAGCTCCAAGTAA
- the LOC115425078 gene encoding histone H3, whose protein sequence is MARTKQTARKSTGGKAPRKQLATKAARKSAPATGGVKKPHRYRPGTVALREIRRYQKSTELLIRKLPFQRLVREIAQDFKTDLRFQSSAVMALQEASEAYLVGLFEDTNLCAIHAKRVTIMPKDIQLARRIRGERA, encoded by the coding sequence ATGGCCAGAACCAAGCAGACCGCCCGTAAATCCACCGGAGGTAAAGCCCCCAGGAAGCAGCTGGCCACCAAGGCTGCCCGCAAAAGCGCCCCGGCCACCGGCGGCGTCAAGAAGCCTCACCGTTACAGGCCCGGTACCGTGGCTCTGCGGGAGATCCGCCGTTACCAGAAATCCACCGAGCTGCTGATCCGCAAACTGCCCTTCCAGCGGCTGGTCCGAGAAATCGCTCAGGATTTCAAGACCGACCTGCGCTTCCAGAGCTCCGCCGTCATGGCTCTGCAGGAGGCCAGCGAGGCTTACCTGGTGGGGCTGTTCGAGGACACCAACCTGTGCGCCATCCACGCCAAGAGGGTCACCATCATGCCCAAAGACATCCAGCTGGCCAGACGCATCCGCGGAGAGAGAGCTTAG
- the LOC115425110 gene encoding histone H2A isoform X1, with the protein MSGRGKTGGKARAKAKSRSSRAGLQFPVGRVHRLLRKGNYAQRVGAGAPVYLAAVLEYLTAEILELAGNAARDNKKTRIIPRHLQLAVRNDEELNKLLGGVTIAQGGVLPNIQAVLLPKKTEKAGKAK; encoded by the coding sequence ATGAGTGGACGAGGCAAAACCGGCGGTAAGGCCAGAGCTAAGGCCAAGAGCCGCTCCTCTCGTGCCGGGCTCCAGTTCCCCGTGGGCCGTGTCCACAGACTGCTCCGCAAAGGGAACTATGCCCAGCGGGTGGGTGCCGGAGCCCCTGTGTATCTGGCGGCTGTGCTGGAGTATCTGACCGCTGAGATCCTGGAGTTGGCGGGAAACGCCGCCCGTGACAACAAGAAAACTCGTATCATCCCCCGTCACCTGCAGCTGGCTGTCCGCAACGACGAGGAGCTCAACAAACTGCTGGGAGGAGTGACCATCGCCCAGGGAGGAGTCCTGCCCAACATCCAGGCGGTTCTGCTGCCCAAGAAGACCGAGAAGGCCGGCAAGGCCAAGTAG
- the LOC115425168 gene encoding histone H2B 1/2-like, which translates to MPEPAKSAPKKGSKKAVTKAAGKGGKKKRKTRRESYAIYVYKVLKQVHPDTGISSKAMSIMNSFVNDIFERIASEASRLAHYNKRSTITSREIQTGVRLLLPGELAKHAVSEGTKAVTKYTSSK; encoded by the coding sequence ATGCCTGAACCAGCAAAGTCTGCGCCCAAGAAGGGCTCCAAGAAAGCCGTGACCAAGGCTGCCGGCAAaggaggaaagaagaagagaaagaccaGGAGGGAGAGCTACGCCATTTACGTGTACAAGGTCCTGAAGCAGGTCCACCCCGACACCGGCATCTCCTCTAAGGCTATGAGCATCATGAACTCGTTCGTCAACGACATCTTTGAACGCATCGCCTCTGAGGCCTCTCGTCTGGCTCATTACAACAAGAGATCCACCATCACCTCCAGGGAGATCCAGACCGGAGTGCGCCTCCTGCTGCCCGGTGAGCTGGCCAAACACGCCGTGTCTGAGGGCACCAAGGCCGTGACCAAGTACACCAGCTCCAAGTAA